One Lytechinus variegatus isolate NC3 chromosome 14, Lvar_3.0, whole genome shotgun sequence genomic region harbors:
- the LOC121427371 gene encoding uncharacterized protein LOC121427371, with protein sequence MVWIYSDSQLRPIVQGRPVYLDGHLQFGINCTPGGTCWHVQQELLSFVPDHDPDVVVLAVGTNNIHNKKHRGHLERALSGDCEMFRSLIRSAVQRYPSAEIVATSILPRLDSFGGYVGLYNSGFALICEAEGVTWIDMTSDFPEDTTFLWAQDGLHLSECTGLPLYIQILNDELHRVLFESKLEI encoded by the exons ATGGTGTGGATATACAGTGACTCCCAGCTCAGACCGATAGTTCAAGGAAGACCAGTATATTTGGACGGTCATCTTCAGTTCGGCATTAACTGCACGCCCGGTGGAACCTGTTGGCACGTGCAGCAAGAACTCCTGTCCTTTGTTCCTGATCACGACCCGGATGTCGTTGTGTTGGCTGTAGGGACAAACAACATTCATAATAAGAAACACAGGGGTCACCTCGAGAGGGCGCTGTCTGGAGATTGTGAGATGTTTAGAAGTCTCATCCGATCAGCAGTACAAAGGTACCCAAGTGCAGAG ATCGTTGCCACAAGCATCCTACCTCGTCTGGACTCATTTGGAGGCTATGTTGGTCTCTACAACAGCGGCTTTGCCTTGATATGTGAAGCAGAAGGTGTAACATGGATCGACATGACGTCTGATTTTCCAGAAGATACAACTTTCCTGTGGGCACAAGACGGTCTGCACCTCAGTGAATGTACAGGTCTACCTCTCTATATTCAGATACTCAATGATGAGCTTCATAGAGTGTTGTTTGAGAGTAAGCTAGAAATTTGA